The Miltoncostaea oceani genome includes a region encoding these proteins:
- the rpsF gene encoding 30S ribosomal protein S6, with the protein MIILNPDADEEQQQEILERVQQLITDGGGTVDHVNDWGRRKITFPMEKRPDGRYVVITCQGEPTSLPEIERVLSINKGVVLRALFIRLNHNEAERARATGAPAPVDTHPEREDRPQRGRPGGRGGGGGGRRGPR; encoded by the coding sequence ATGATCATCCTCAATCCCGACGCGGATGAGGAGCAGCAGCAGGAGATCCTGGAGAGGGTCCAGCAGCTCATCACGGACGGTGGCGGCACCGTCGACCACGTCAACGACTGGGGTCGGCGCAAGATCACCTTCCCCATGGAGAAGCGGCCCGACGGCCGCTACGTGGTCATCACCTGCCAGGGCGAGCCCACGTCCCTGCCCGAGATCGAGCGGGTGCTCTCGATCAACAAGGGGGTCGTCCTGCGCGCCCTCTTCATCCGCCTCAACCACAACGAGGCCGAGCGGGCACGCGCCACCGGCGCCCCCGCACCCGTCGACACCCACCCGGAGCGCGAGGACCGGCCGCAGCGCGGCCGTCCCGGCGGTCGCGGCGGCGGTGGCGGCGGCCGGCGCGGCCCCCGCTAG